TTGTAAAGGAGTGCTCTGTATTTTGCTGGATGTGATTGTAATGCAGTTCTCTGTACCTGCTCTTTGTAAAGTAAGGCTGGATGTGATCATAAAGTAAGGCTGGATGTGACTGTAAAGTCTGGCTGGATGTGATTGTAAAGCAGTTCTCTGTACCTGTCCTTGATAGAGTCCAGCATCCTGGATTGTGCTGTCTGGTTTACTGAGGGGCTCAAACGTGTTGCTCATGTACTTGTTCCACAGCCTGGTCTCCTTCTCGTCAGGAATGCTGAacagcttcctcatctccttctCAATGGTGTctatgtgacagagagaaaaaagaaaacagtaaaacattcGATATTCATATACTACAGATGAATAAAGATGGCCAGGGAGTCAGCTAGCTACTTCACACTGACTTCAGATGATGGGCCATGACCTTTCATTGGAGAGAAAAATAGAAATCTAATAAATACCAGTGTCTTAAAGCCAAGCATACAATATCATCTTATGTAGAGCAAGTACCAaatacatcagttacagtgtgatatttgtggttctgtgtgtgtctgtccttgcTTTTGCGGGAGGGCATTCTTTCGGTAAGCGTCAAAGCATTGTCGGTTTCTGCactttaaacatatttttttttccagactaaAACACAAGTCAAAGACAGTTCACTCCGAACTAGGGAATCACGCACAAGATGAAAGACAGGCATTCACTCTGGACACTGTCTGAGAGAAAAGCTTACCTATGGTGTCGGCTTTGCTGAATCGCCTGGTGACAACATTTTCCATGTTCCTGTCCTCGCACAGCTTGAGTTCTGTGAGATACACCTCCACCTTACAGTGCTTTACAAACATGCCCTGTTCAACCACCTGCAACGAATGAAAATAAGCACACTGTCACATATCACAAAGAGCAATCTCTGTAACGCTGCAATAAGGAAACTACTAACATACATGAAACGTCAAGCATTTTACCTATAACTACAAGAAAACTACCACTACACATATACAACACATATGTTAGAGAaagccttctcctcctcttgcAGATACGACccaaataaatatgtaatccCATAACAACCTCAAAAAACGCTCAAAAAAACAAGCAGGTGGACGGTCCGTCCCCAACCTAAACAATCCACAGATCTTCCCTACTTCACAGACACATCTCATGGAGGTCACTGTTTCTCATCGGGTTTTTACAACTCGACAAGCTAAAACCCAAACCGCACCCACCATCTCTGCAGGTGTCAGAAGGTAACTTTTCTGGGTATTGGCAGTCACGCTGCAGCTTCAGTCGGGTTTCTGAGCCGCTCCGGCTCATGGCGGGCTCGTAATATAGCAAGTCATGAGGCCCTTAATTTAGCAACACGGCGTGGCGACAGCTGTAGGTCTCCTCCTATTTATTTCACAGCGCCCCTGCACTGCCGGCCCCCGCTCTCTCCCCGGCACCGGGGCGCAAAATAAAGCCGCAACCGCGCCTCACACGGACCCCCCTTGCACAATGAGCGGGTGTCATAAGCAGCCACACGCACAGCACGTGGGAAAATCCCCTTCCTGTGCCAAAGAAAGAAACGTCTGTTACGCCACGACGACTGTAATCATGttcctgtttgtctttttttcccccccaaagcTCCGACACCGCTTCGGTCTGACCTCAGCAGGCGTTCCGCCCCTAAAACAAGGTCACCGGACCCGCCCCTACAGACGGGGGGACTCGGCGAGACCCGGGAGAACCGCGGCCAGAACCCAGACAAAAAACCCAAGCCACCTGCGCGTACCAGAACccccaaaactgaaaaaaagagaaaagaaccTCCTGCATGCTGGCTGGTCTTCTAGATCGCTCCCTGTAGCGTTTGTGTCGTCCAGAGCGCTCTGAAAATAGAAACGCCGCAGCTACCCGACACCCCCGACATACATGGCAAAAGGGGAGGGCCCACTGAAAAGCAGAGGCCACACTGGCGGCCATGTTGCCATGACTGAGTGAATTGGAGAAAGGCAGAGTCATACCTCTGTTTACCTGTACACCTGAAGCCCGATACGGTGGGATTTAAAAACGTTACAAACCTCATCATGGAATTTAAGCAGCAGAAAGATTATTTTCAGCTGATTAAAATCTGACTATATGAAATACAGAGTAAAAGCAACACAGAGCACCCCCTACTGATAGAACAGGAGGAAAAGACAACCAGATGACCATTCTGAAAAATTGGTTCTAATTGCAGAGCTCATTTTGCAATTAATCATATCAAtaagaaaccaaaaaaagctACATCTACTATTTTTTTCAGGACAATTTAGATGAAAAATACTATCATTAGTCTATATATACTGATATTGCCCTTTATCACATTTTGCCATCTTTGCCATCATATCTTTATTAAACTATGAACTTAAAATGTCAGAGTTTTCGCTGTTGTCACAGAGGCTTACAGAGACAGCAGTCACAGCACGGTGACAGTTCTCCGATTCTGAAAATActcagacacagcagcagggactgacGAGTGACAGATGCCTATTTCAGTCACTGGCAATGGAacatactggaaaaaaaaggatcaaaCTGGCCGTATGAGTCAGGTTCTCCAGTTAAAGCTGAGGTTTTTCTACATAAAAGCATTGATTAGGGTATGCCGCCACATGGCCACCAGACCTCAAGACAGCACCAAGAATTTAAAGCCTTATTGAGTGTGTCCGGAGAAAACTGGGAGTGAGGCTGTGAGTGTTCTGAGAAGATTTATTGGACGGGTCTGTTCAGAGGGACTCTACCTTGCGTGCTATTGGCTCCTGGTTGTCCGTCAGCCCGTACCAGCTGACAAGCTTATTCCAGCCCTCTGTGGGGACCAGGATGTAGTCCAACTCATCAATGAGGTGCTCCTTGAGGACCAACACATCACCATCTGCACATGACCAAGAGAAGATCATCACTCAGCAGAGTGGAGGACTGAATGGCTCACTACATGCTACAGCAATAACTACCATAAATATCACTTAAAAAAGGGAGCCAAGTCTAAACAGGAAGTACAAGTGACATAGTAGTAACCC
The sequence above is a segment of the Megalops cyprinoides isolate fMegCyp1 chromosome 23, fMegCyp1.pri, whole genome shotgun sequence genome. Coding sequences within it:
- the LOC118770481 gene encoding ubiquitin carboxyl-terminal hydrolase 15-like isoform X6; translated protein: MAEGGAADLDTQRGEVAALLKTPLRKGDTWYLVDSRWFKQWKKYVGFDSWDRYQMGDQNVYPGPVDNSGLLKDGDVLVLKEHLIDELDYILVPTEGWNKLVSWYGLTDNQEPIARKVVEQGMFVKHCKVEVYLTELKLCEDRNMENVVTRRFSKADTIDTIEKEMRKLFSIPDEKETRLWNKYMSNTFEPLSKPDSTIQDAGLYQGQCKKLQLLPVVVPCV